The following are encoded in a window of Pelagicoccus enzymogenes genomic DNA:
- a CDS encoding DUF3127 domain-containing protein, whose amino-acid sequence MYEMVGSVKVIEETQTFSSGFSKREFVITTEDKFPQDVKFEATKEKIEQVDKLKVGDHVKVSFNIRGNEYKGRYYVNLQAWKIENAGGQVSPALDAAGSEGSSGGGNLDDLEESPF is encoded by the coding sequence ATGTACGAAATGGTCGGATCCGTAAAAGTTATCGAAGAAACGCAGACGTTTTCCAGCGGCTTCAGCAAGCGCGAGTTTGTCATCACTACTGAGGACAAGTTTCCGCAAGACGTGAAGTTCGAGGCGACGAAGGAAAAAATCGAGCAGGTGGACAAGCTCAAGGTGGGCGATCATGTGAAGGTCAGCTTCAATATCCGAGGCAACGAGTACAAGGGCCGCTACTACGTGAACCTGCAGGCTTGGAAGATCGAGAACGCGGGCGGTCAAGTTTCGCCAGCTCTCGACGCAGCGGGCTCGGAAGGATCGTCCGGCGGCGGTAACCTCGACGATCTCGAGGAATCCCCTTTCTAG
- a CDS encoding GNAT family N-acetyltransferase gives MDTSGISVKTVSGSEVGPYVPDLALLRMEVFREYPYLYEGSLDYESEYLLSYAESQRSVFALAFDGDKVVGVSTGLPLADADGEFAEPFLKSGYAIEQVFYFGESVLRRGYRGLGIGSRFMKERERHARALGGFDYCAFCAVRRAEDDPRRPPDYADLSAFWKKYGFVEQPDLEASFSWKEIGESEESSKPMRFWLKRIGG, from the coding sequence ATGGATACATCAGGTATTAGCGTCAAGACGGTTTCAGGAAGCGAGGTTGGGCCTTACGTGCCGGACCTCGCTTTGTTGCGTATGGAGGTCTTTCGGGAGTACCCTTATCTCTACGAAGGCAGCCTGGACTATGAGTCGGAGTACTTGCTGTCCTACGCTGAGTCGCAGCGAAGCGTATTCGCGCTGGCTTTCGATGGGGACAAGGTGGTGGGCGTTTCGACGGGCTTGCCGCTGGCGGATGCGGACGGCGAATTTGCGGAGCCGTTCTTGAAAAGTGGATACGCGATCGAGCAAGTGTTCTATTTTGGCGAGTCGGTTTTGCGACGAGGGTATCGCGGCCTGGGGATTGGCTCGCGATTTATGAAGGAGCGGGAGCGGCATGCTCGCGCTTTGGGGGGATTCGACTACTGCGCTTTTTGCGCGGTGCGTCGGGCGGAGGACGATCCGAGGCGCCCGCCGGACTATGCGGATTTGTCGGCCTTTTGGAAAAAGTACGGCTTCGTGGAGCAGCCGGATCTGGAAGCGAGCTTCTCCTGGAAGGAGATCGGCGAGTCTGAGGAGAGTTCGAAGCCAATGCGCTTTTGGTTGAAGCGAATCGGCGGGTAG
- a CDS encoding sugar phosphate isomerase/epimerase family protein: protein MKTTLTLLSLTLLAPFLFAGSDKAHEHGHGSFKNKIGLQLWSLRDLTKEDPEVALDLVKAWGIEQVEAAGLYGWTPEEYREEIEKRGLKLRSAHVQYGAMKEDPKKVVAEMKALGVEAVFIPWIRQGDTFDIEQLNTAVAHFNKWGAMFAEEGIRFGYHPHGYEFAPGELEGETLLDSMFRKTDPETVWFEMDVFWVVHGGGDPVGLLHKYKDRWIATHIKDIRKGAPIGKPTGGAPATDKVAVGTGQIDWEAVISTALEYGVDLHFIEDEGVRPHVDIPLSLAYLKSLDVD from the coding sequence ATGAAAACGACCCTTACCCTGCTTTCACTGACACTATTGGCGCCGTTCCTATTCGCGGGGAGCGATAAGGCCCATGAACATGGGCATGGAAGCTTCAAAAACAAGATTGGGCTTCAACTGTGGAGCCTTCGAGACTTGACCAAGGAAGACCCAGAGGTGGCGTTGGACCTAGTAAAGGCTTGGGGGATCGAGCAGGTGGAGGCAGCGGGGCTCTATGGGTGGACTCCTGAGGAGTACCGCGAAGAAATCGAAAAGCGCGGCCTCAAGTTGCGCTCGGCCCACGTCCAGTACGGGGCGATGAAGGAAGATCCGAAGAAAGTGGTAGCTGAAATGAAGGCTCTCGGCGTCGAGGCGGTCTTCATTCCATGGATACGGCAGGGCGATACCTTTGACATCGAGCAGTTGAACACTGCGGTGGCGCATTTTAACAAGTGGGGGGCAATGTTCGCGGAAGAGGGGATCCGTTTCGGTTACCATCCTCACGGCTATGAGTTTGCTCCCGGCGAACTGGAAGGGGAGACCCTCCTCGATTCCATGTTTCGGAAGACTGATCCCGAGACCGTCTGGTTCGAAATGGATGTCTTCTGGGTGGTGCACGGCGGGGGAGATCCCGTCGGACTCTTGCACAAGTACAAGGACCGCTGGATTGCCACCCATATCAAGGATATCAGGAAAGGAGCCCCGATCGGAAAACCGACCGGCGGCGCGCCTGCCACGGACAAAGTGGCGGTTGGCACCGGCCAGATCGACTGGGAGGCTGTCATCAGCACGGCACTCGAGTACGGGGTAGACCTTCATTTCATCGAGGACGAGGGCGTCCGGCCTCATGTCGACATCCCTCTCAGCCTGGCCTACCTCAAAAGCTTGGATGTGGACTAG